A stretch of Bradyrhizobium sp. AZCC 2262 DNA encodes these proteins:
- a CDS encoding TRAP transporter substrate-binding protein, which yields MITRRTFTAGAATMLAAGHLSTHAMAATANWDMSTVWPDGNFHTHNAMAFADAVKKQTDGAVNITVKAGGQLGFKGPEHLRAVRDGLVPLADVLNIQQVGDEPFMGVESIPFLAVSMDELKILHKYVRPEYDKIAERNNQKILYVVPWPTQYLHLKVKVAGVDGLKNIKIRVPDKNAVDMLNAVGMAPVMIPWGETIPALASGAVAGVSTSAVSGVDGKFWEFMKYIYPTNHVWSSQMLTVNLDSWKALSADQQKTVADIATKMEPDFWANSLKADVDSLNRLKEGGMEVVPVSDAMMADIRAKTAPLLEAFLKRVPAADKPVRAYLAEIKR from the coding sequence ATGATTACGCGGCGGACCTTTACGGCGGGAGCGGCGACGATGCTCGCCGCCGGCCATCTCTCGACGCACGCCATGGCGGCAACGGCGAACTGGGACATGTCGACGGTGTGGCCCGACGGCAATTTCCATACCCATAACGCCATGGCTTTCGCCGACGCGGTCAAGAAGCAGACCGACGGTGCCGTCAACATCACGGTGAAGGCCGGCGGCCAACTCGGCTTCAAGGGCCCTGAACATCTGCGCGCCGTGCGCGATGGTCTGGTTCCGCTCGCCGACGTGCTCAATATTCAGCAGGTTGGCGACGAGCCGTTCATGGGCGTCGAAAGCATTCCGTTTCTCGCCGTCTCCATGGACGAGCTGAAGATACTGCACAAATATGTACGGCCCGAATACGATAAGATCGCCGAGCGCAACAACCAGAAGATCCTCTACGTCGTGCCCTGGCCGACGCAATATCTTCACCTCAAGGTGAAGGTAGCGGGCGTTGACGGGCTGAAGAACATCAAGATCCGCGTGCCGGACAAGAATGCCGTCGACATGCTGAACGCGGTTGGCATGGCGCCGGTCATGATTCCCTGGGGCGAGACGATACCGGCGCTGGCGTCGGGCGCGGTCGCAGGCGTTTCGACCTCGGCCGTGTCCGGCGTCGACGGCAAGTTCTGGGAGTTCATGAAGTACATCTATCCGACCAACCATGTCTGGTCGTCGCAGATGCTGACCGTCAATCTCGATTCCTGGAAGGCGTTGAGCGCCGATCAGCAGAAGACGGTCGCCGACATCGCCACGAAAATGGAGCCGGATTTCTGGGCGAATTCGCTCAAGGCCGACGTCGACAGCCTCAACCGCCTCAAGGAAGGCGGCATGGAGGTGGTGCCGGTGTCGGATGCGATGATGGCGGATATCCGCGCCAAGACGGCACCGCTGCTTGAGGCCTTCCTCAAGCGTGTGCCGGCGGCGGACAAGCCGGTGCGGGCTTATCTCGCCGAAATCAAGCGCTAG
- a CDS encoding hydantoinase B/oxoprolinase family protein, with the protein MNEPSGAGLIDLQIMWHRLIAVVEEQAQVLLRTAFSPIVRECGDLSAGVFDLKGRMLAQAVTGTPGHVNSMAESVKHFIAHFPIETMKPGDAYITNDPWMGTGHLNDFVVTTPCFKDGKPVALFSCTSHLMDIGGIGFGPDATDVFMEGLYIPMLKLIDQGVVNETLMAMIRSNTRLPIDTEGDTYSLAGCNDVGCQRLVEMMREFEIDSLDMLGDFICDRSRDAVLAEIGKLPKGVWRNSMIVDGYDAPVTLAATLTISEAGIHVDFDGTSGASKFGINVPLSYTTAYTVFGLGCVVASHIPNNAGSLSPLTVSAPAGTILHAPKPAPVASRHVIGQMLPDVVFGCLRQIIPERVPAEGTSCLWNLNVRGQTRSGAGGNYGFSMAVTSNGGTGARFAKDGLSATAYPSGVRGTPVEIAETQTPLIFWRKELRPDSGGAGRTRGGLGQIIEVGSGVDAPFDILAAFDRIDHPPRGRDGGCDGEAGYVGLKSGQKLRGKGFQTVPPDDRLVVLTPGGAGIGDPKQRAAASVQDDVESGLVSSANAIAVYGLAG; encoded by the coding sequence ATGAATGAACCAAGCGGCGCGGGCCTGATCGATCTGCAGATCATGTGGCACCGGCTGATCGCCGTGGTCGAAGAGCAAGCGCAGGTGCTGCTGCGCACGGCCTTCAGCCCGATCGTGCGCGAATGCGGCGACCTCTCTGCCGGTGTGTTCGACCTCAAGGGACGTATGCTGGCGCAGGCCGTGACGGGTACGCCGGGCCACGTCAATTCCATGGCCGAGTCGGTCAAGCATTTCATCGCGCATTTCCCGATCGAGACGATGAAGCCGGGCGACGCCTACATCACCAACGATCCCTGGATGGGGACCGGCCATCTCAATGACTTCGTCGTCACCACGCCCTGCTTCAAGGACGGCAAGCCGGTCGCGCTGTTTTCCTGCACCAGCCATTTGATGGATATCGGCGGGATCGGTTTCGGGCCTGATGCCACCGACGTGTTCATGGAGGGGCTCTACATCCCGATGCTGAAGCTGATCGATCAGGGCGTCGTCAATGAGACGCTGATGGCGATGATCCGCAGCAACACGCGTCTGCCGATCGACACCGAAGGCGACACCTATTCTCTAGCCGGCTGCAACGATGTCGGCTGCCAGCGCCTTGTCGAGATGATGCGTGAATTCGAGATCGATTCTCTCGATATGCTTGGCGATTTCATCTGTGACCGCTCGCGGGACGCCGTGCTGGCCGAGATCGGAAAGCTCCCGAAGGGCGTCTGGCGCAACAGCATGATCGTCGATGGCTATGATGCGCCGGTCACGCTCGCGGCGACACTGACGATTTCGGAAGCGGGTATTCACGTCGACTTCGACGGCACCTCGGGCGCCTCGAAGTTCGGCATCAACGTGCCGCTTTCCTACACTACCGCTTACACCGTGTTCGGCCTCGGCTGCGTGGTGGCCTCACATATCCCGAACAATGCCGGCTCGCTTTCGCCACTGACTGTCTCGGCGCCTGCGGGCACGATCCTCCATGCGCCGAAGCCGGCGCCGGTGGCGTCGCGCCATGTCATCGGCCAGATGCTGCCCGACGTGGTGTTCGGCTGCCTGCGTCAGATCATTCCCGAGCGGGTGCCTGCCGAAGGCACGTCCTGCCTGTGGAATCTCAATGTGCGCGGACAGACGCGCAGCGGTGCCGGCGGCAATTACGGATTCTCGATGGCGGTGACGAGCAACGGCGGCACCGGCGCGCGTTTTGCCAAGGATGGATTGTCGGCTACCGCCTATCCCAGCGGCGTCCGCGGCACGCCCGTCGAGATCGCGGAGACGCAGACGCCGTTGATCTTCTGGCGCAAGGAGCTGCGACCGGATTCGGGCGGCGCCGGCCGCACCCGCGGCGGTCTCGGCCAGATCATCGAAGTCGGCAGCGGCGTCGATGCGCCGTTCGACATCCTGGCCGCCTTCGACCGCATCGATCATCCGCCCCGCGGCCGTGACGGCGGCTGCGACGGCGAAGCCGGCTATGTCGGGCTGAAGTCGGGACAGAAGCTGCGCGGCAAGGGCTTTCAGACCGTGCCGCCGGACGATCGGCTGGTGGTGTTGACGCCCGGCGGCGCCGGCATCGGCGACCCGAAGCAGCGCGCGGCGGCGAGCGTGCAAGACGACGTCGAAAGCGGTCTGGTGTCGAGCGCGAATGCGATTGCGGTCTACGGTTTGGCGGGCTGA
- a CDS encoding hydantoinase/oxoprolinase family protein, giving the protein MLEGAEVRLAVDIGGTFTDIVLDMGQDRRTRKVLTTPTRPEQAVLDGMRLILADARAHICDIDVFIHGTTLATNAIIERRGAKTALVATQGFRDVLDIGTESRYDQYDLAIDKPKPLAPRALRFTVPERIDAQGAVRLPLDEAAVRALVPELRAQNVESIAFAFLHSYANPEHERRAAAILKEEMPNIWVTLSSAVCPEIREYERTSTAVANAYVQPLIDGYLARMAEGLQVEQFRGAIYLVTSGGGVTSIEIARRFPVRLVESGPAGGAIFAAQIAARLGESRVLSFDMGGTTAKICLIEKYQPETSRVFEVDRAARFLKGSGLPVRIPVIEMVEIGAGGGSIARVDALKRVTVGPESASSEPGPACYGRGGQRPAVTDADVALGKIDPDAFAGGTIKLSAELSRQALLRDIGEPLGLSAETSAYAVHEVVCENMASAARVHAVERGAVVGQHTLIAFGGAAPLHAARVAEKIGVSRVIVPSNAGVGSAVGFLAAPIAYELVRSRHARLDAFDVAAVSDLLDEMATEARALVEPGAAGAPVRERRAAFMRYVGQGHEITIELLNRRLTAADLAGLRQAFETDYAALFERSIPGAAIEVLSWSVLATTEPRNPPRVAEVTRKPAGKAAGSRKFFDGRAGKVVEIPLYHRDQMTPGATIAGPAVIAEDETSTFVSTNFDAHIDGAGSIVMERKAA; this is encoded by the coding sequence ATGCTTGAGGGAGCCGAAGTGCGGCTTGCGGTCGATATCGGAGGCACATTCACGGATATCGTCTTGGACATGGGCCAGGATCGCAGGACGCGCAAGGTGCTGACGACGCCCACGCGACCGGAGCAAGCGGTGCTGGACGGGATGCGTCTCATTCTGGCCGACGCGCGCGCCCACATATGCGACATCGATGTCTTTATTCACGGCACGACGCTTGCGACCAACGCCATCATCGAACGTCGCGGCGCGAAGACGGCGCTTGTCGCCACGCAAGGTTTCCGCGATGTGCTCGATATCGGTACCGAAAGCCGTTACGATCAATACGATCTTGCGATCGACAAGCCGAAGCCGCTGGCGCCGCGCGCCCTGCGTTTCACGGTCCCCGAGCGCATCGATGCGCAAGGCGCGGTGCGATTGCCGCTCGACGAAGCCGCTGTGCGTGCACTCGTGCCCGAGCTACGCGCGCAGAATGTGGAAAGCATAGCCTTCGCCTTCCTTCACTCCTATGCCAATCCCGAGCACGAGCGGCGCGCCGCCGCGATCCTGAAAGAGGAAATGCCTAATATCTGGGTCACGTTGTCGTCGGCGGTGTGCCCCGAAATACGCGAATACGAGCGGACCTCGACTGCGGTGGCCAATGCCTATGTGCAGCCGTTGATCGACGGCTATCTCGCACGCATGGCCGAGGGGCTGCAGGTCGAACAGTTTCGCGGCGCCATCTATCTTGTGACCTCGGGCGGGGGCGTCACCTCGATCGAGATCGCGCGGCGCTTTCCGGTGCGCCTGGTCGAATCGGGGCCGGCAGGCGGTGCGATTTTCGCGGCGCAGATCGCCGCGCGTCTCGGCGAGAGCAGGGTGCTGTCCTTCGACATGGGCGGCACCACCGCAAAAATCTGCCTGATCGAGAAGTATCAGCCCGAAACCTCGCGCGTGTTCGAGGTCGATCGCGCCGCCCGGTTCCTGAAAGGGTCGGGGCTGCCGGTGCGCATTCCCGTGATCGAGATGGTCGAGATCGGTGCCGGCGGCGGCTCGATCGCGCGGGTTGACGCCCTGAAGCGTGTCACGGTCGGCCCGGAGAGCGCGTCATCCGAGCCGGGCCCGGCCTGCTACGGCCGCGGCGGTCAACGCCCCGCCGTGACCGATGCGGATGTTGCGCTCGGCAAGATCGATCCCGACGCATTCGCAGGCGGGACCATCAAGCTTAGCGCCGAACTGTCCAGACAGGCCTTGTTGCGCGACATTGGCGAACCGCTGGGACTGTCGGCGGAAACGTCGGCTTACGCCGTGCATGAGGTGGTGTGCGAGAATATGGCGAGCGCTGCCCGCGTGCATGCGGTCGAGCGTGGCGCCGTCGTTGGCCAGCACACCCTGATCGCTTTCGGCGGCGCCGCACCATTGCACGCGGCCCGCGTCGCCGAGAAGATCGGCGTCTCGCGCGTGATTGTACCGTCCAATGCCGGGGTCGGCTCGGCCGTCGGATTTCTTGCCGCGCCCATCGCCTATGAGCTTGTGCGCAGCCGTCATGCCAGGCTCGATGCGTTCGATGTCGCCGCTGTGTCCGACCTGCTAGATGAGATGGCGACCGAGGCGCGCGCTTTGGTCGAGCCCGGCGCCGCCGGTGCGCCGGTGCGCGAACGACGCGCCGCCTTCATGCGGTATGTCGGACAGGGACACGAGATCACGATCGAGCTGCTTAACCGGCGGTTGACGGCCGCGGATCTCGCAGGCCTGCGCCAGGCCTTCGAGACGGATTATGCGGCCTTGTTCGAGCGGTCGATTCCGGGTGCTGCGATCGAGGTGCTGAGCTGGTCGGTACTCGCGACCACCGAGCCACGCAACCCGCCGCGCGTTGCCGAGGTGACGCGCAAGCCGGCCGGAAAGGCCGCGGGCAGCCGCAAGTTTTTCGATGGCCGCGCGGGGAAGGTCGTCGAAATTCCACTGTATCACCGCGACCAGATGACGCCGGGGGCGACCATCGCGGGACCCGCCGTGATTGCGGAAGACGAGACATCGACATTCGTCTCGACGAACTTCGACGCTCATATCGACGGCGCCGGCAGCATCGTCATGGAACGGAAGGCGGCATGA
- a CDS encoding TRAP transporter small permease subunit: MVSVLPAAPESLNAAAPAPLRILLDAIDRLGRLDGWIGGGCLLTLTLLMLAEVATRLLSNLLPFFPPTISIAWEYSSYLMAASFTFGAAMTLRVGGHIRVVLLLKNVPAPVRRGLDILSAFAGFVFMAFLTSAMVKFAWGSFTRGQLSTSSDTPLWFPQAVVTFGMLLLTLQFLARAIQAALGLPLEDHRMKASPVE, from the coding sequence GTGGTGAGCGTGCTGCCAGCTGCTCCAGAGAGCCTCAACGCGGCGGCGCCGGCGCCGCTGCGCATCCTGCTCGACGCGATCGATCGCCTCGGCCGGCTCGACGGCTGGATCGGCGGCGGCTGCCTGCTGACGCTGACGCTGTTGATGCTTGCGGAGGTCGCGACGCGCTTGCTGTCGAACCTCCTGCCGTTCTTTCCTCCGACCATCTCGATCGCCTGGGAGTATTCCTCCTATCTGATGGCGGCCTCCTTCACCTTCGGCGCTGCCATGACGTTGCGTGTCGGCGGCCATATCCGTGTCGTGCTGCTGCTGAAGAACGTGCCGGCGCCGGTCCGGCGTGGGCTTGATATCCTCTCGGCGTTCGCGGGCTTCGTCTTCATGGCATTCCTGACCTCGGCGATGGTCAAGTTCGCCTGGGGCTCCTTCACGCGCGGGCAGCTGTCGACGTCGAGCGACACGCCGCTGTGGTTTCCGCAAGCCGTCGTCACCTTCGGAATGCTGCTGCTGACGTTGCAATTCCTGGCGCGCGCCATCCAGGCGGCGCTCGGGCTGCCGCTCGAAGATCATCGCATGAAGGCTTCGCCCGTCGAATGA
- a CDS encoding hydantoinase/oxoprolinase family protein, with the protein MRRIGIDVGGTNTDAVLLDGDKVVFAVKCPTTQDATSGILDALKALRADPAARGPVDAVVIGTTHFINAVVQRRNLMKVAAIRIGMPASASLPPFCDWPQGLAERVRGEIFMLEGGHDYDGRPIVPFDTAGMRAAAQRIADLGLRSVAVSSIFSPLDPSCEIAARDILQEICPNVAVTLSHDLGRIGLLERENAALLNAVLHDLAVETVAAFRKATAESGIDAPLFLTQNDGTVMQAETAIAFPVMSFASGATNSMRGAAHLSGLDDALVVDVGGTTSDIGQLRHGFPREANAVVEVGGVRTLFRMPDLLSIGLGGGSHIDPASARVGPLSVGYRLTQDALVFGGIQLTATDIAVAAGLLDVGDRSRTASISKDMIAAALTDATRQLEENIDRMKTEAGDAPLIAVGGGAFLVPERLAGVSQIIRVPFGDCANAVGAAIARVSGEADQVFRDLTRDEAIAAALEIAERKAINAGADPRSLKTIEIEDMPIAYLPGNSLRVRVRVAGALSRIEASREVA; encoded by the coding sequence ATGCGACGCATTGGAATTGACGTCGGCGGCACCAACACTGACGCCGTGTTGCTCGATGGCGACAAGGTGGTTTTCGCCGTCAAATGTCCGACCACGCAGGATGCGACATCCGGCATTCTCGACGCGCTGAAGGCGTTGCGCGCCGATCCCGCCGCGCGGGGGCCGGTCGACGCGGTGGTGATCGGAACCACACACTTCATCAACGCCGTGGTCCAACGCAGAAATTTGATGAAGGTCGCGGCCATCCGGATCGGCATGCCGGCCAGCGCTTCGCTGCCGCCATTCTGCGATTGGCCACAGGGCCTCGCCGAACGCGTGCGCGGCGAGATTTTCATGCTCGAAGGCGGCCACGATTATGACGGCCGGCCGATCGTGCCTTTCGACACCGCCGGCATGCGCGCGGCCGCACAGCGCATTGCTGATCTCGGTCTGCGCTCGGTGGCCGTCTCGTCGATCTTCTCACCGCTCGACCCAAGCTGCGAGATTGCGGCACGCGATATCCTGCAGGAAATCTGCCCGAACGTCGCCGTGACCCTGTCGCATGATCTTGGGCGGATCGGCCTGCTTGAGCGCGAGAACGCGGCGCTTCTCAATGCGGTGCTGCACGATCTCGCCGTCGAAACGGTAGCCGCCTTCCGCAAGGCGACCGCCGAAAGCGGTATCGACGCTCCCTTGTTCCTCACCCAAAACGACGGCACGGTGATGCAGGCTGAAACGGCCATCGCGTTCCCCGTGATGAGCTTTGCCTCCGGTGCGACCAACTCGATGCGCGGCGCAGCGCATCTGTCCGGGCTCGACGACGCGCTGGTCGTGGACGTCGGCGGTACAACAAGCGATATCGGCCAATTGCGCCATGGATTTCCGCGTGAGGCCAATGCGGTCGTCGAGGTCGGTGGCGTGCGCACGCTGTTCCGCATGCCGGACCTGCTGTCGATCGGTCTCGGTGGCGGAAGCCATATCGATCCGGCGTCGGCGAGGGTTGGCCCGCTCAGCGTCGGCTACCGTCTGACGCAGGACGCGCTTGTCTTTGGCGGAATACAGCTGACCGCGACCGATATCGCGGTCGCCGCCGGACTGCTGGATGTTGGGGATCGTTCCCGCACAGCGTCGATCTCGAAGGATATGATCGCCGCGGCGCTCACCGACGCCACGCGGCAGCTCGAAGAAAATATCGACCGCATGAAAACCGAGGCTGGCGACGCGCCCCTGATTGCGGTAGGCGGCGGCGCCTTCCTGGTACCCGAAAGGCTGGCCGGCGTTTCGCAGATCATCCGGGTTCCCTTCGGCGATTGCGCCAATGCTGTCGGCGCAGCGATTGCCCGCGTCAGCGGCGAGGCCGACCAGGTTTTCCGCGATCTCACGCGCGACGAAGCCATTGCGGCAGCGTTGGAAATCGCCGAACGCAAGGCCATCAACGCCGGCGCGGATCCCCGCAGCCTGAAGACAATCGAGATCGAGGACATGCCGATCGCCTATTTGCCCGGCAACTCACTGCGCGTCCGCGTCCGGGTTGCCGGCGCGCTCAGCCGGATCGAGGCCAGCCGGGAGGTGGCTTAG
- a CDS encoding cystathionine gamma-synthase family protein, producing the protein MVKPFPSKTHIGNHVLHPETLMLNYGYDPQLSEGAVKPPVFLTSTFVFRTAEDGQDFFDYVSGRREPPEGMGAGLVYSRFNHPNSEIVEDRLAVYERAESCALFSSGMSAIATTILAFARPGDVILHSQPLYGGTETLLAKTLAGFSISAVGFADGIDEAAVELAGDDAMQKGRVAMILIETPANPTNGLVDIAMVRRIADNIGEAQDHVPIVACDNTLLGPVFQRPIEHGADLSLYSLTKYVGGHSDLIAGAALGSKALMKDIKALRGAIGTQLDPHSCWMLGRSLETLSLRMERANQNARLVADYLRDHDKVERVHYLAHHDGASQAGRLFARQCLGAGSTFSFDIVGGQEAASRFLNALQIFKLAVSLGGTESLASLPATMTHSGVPADIRQKIGVLDSTIRLSIGIEHPSDLIADIAQALNEA; encoded by the coding sequence ATGGTGAAACCGTTTCCGTCGAAGACCCACATCGGCAACCACGTGCTGCATCCCGAAACGCTGATGCTGAACTACGGCTACGATCCGCAACTGTCGGAAGGAGCCGTCAAACCACCGGTTTTCCTGACGTCGACCTTCGTCTTCAGGACCGCCGAAGACGGGCAGGACTTCTTCGATTACGTTTCGGGCCGACGCGAGCCTCCGGAAGGGATGGGCGCGGGCCTGGTCTATTCGCGGTTCAATCATCCCAACAGCGAGATTGTCGAAGACAGGCTCGCCGTCTACGAGCGCGCAGAGTCCTGTGCGCTGTTCTCGTCCGGGATGTCGGCGATTGCGACCACGATTCTCGCGTTCGCACGGCCGGGCGACGTGATCCTGCATTCGCAGCCGCTCTATGGTGGCACCGAAACGCTGCTGGCGAAAACGCTTGCCGGCTTCTCGATCAGCGCGGTGGGCTTTGCCGACGGCATCGACGAAGCCGCTGTCGAACTGGCGGGCGACGACGCCATGCAAAAGGGGCGGGTTGCGATGATTCTCATCGAAACCCCGGCAAATCCCACCAACGGGCTCGTCGATATCGCGATGGTCCGCCGCATCGCCGACAACATCGGCGAGGCGCAGGACCACGTGCCGATCGTCGCCTGTGACAATACGCTGCTAGGGCCGGTGTTTCAGCGGCCGATCGAACATGGCGCGGATCTTTCGCTGTACTCGCTGACCAAGTATGTCGGCGGTCATTCCGACCTGATCGCCGGCGCGGCGCTCGGCTCAAAGGCCCTCATGAAAGACATCAAGGCGTTGCGAGGCGCGATCGGCACCCAACTGGATCCTCATTCCTGCTGGATGCTCGGCCGCTCGCTCGAAACGCTGAGCTTGCGGATGGAAAGGGCGAACCAGAATGCGCGGCTCGTGGCAGACTATTTGCGCGACCACGACAAGGTGGAGAGGGTTCACTACCTCGCTCATCACGACGGAGCCTCTCAAGCCGGCCGTCTGTTCGCGAGACAATGCCTTGGTGCGGGCTCCACGTTTTCGTTCGACATTGTCGGCGGCCAGGAGGCGGCGTCGCGATTTCTGAATGCGCTGCAAATCTTCAAGCTGGCGGTGAGCCTGGGCGGCACGGAGTCTCTTGCCAGTCTGCCGGCCACCATGACCCACTCGGGCGTTCCGGCCGACATCCGCCAAAAGATCGGCGTTCTCGACTCCACGATCCGACTGTCGATCGGCATCGAGCACCCGTCTGATCTAATCGCAGACATCGCGCAGGCTTTGAATGAGGCATAG
- a CDS encoding TRAP transporter large permease: MTIEVVSLFAILFALLAGGLWIGLTLALTATLLLAMFRSIPLDKLLPQYAWNILTTQELLALPLFILMGELLFRTKLSRSLFQGLAPWAGLLPGRLLHVNVIGCTIFAAISGSSAATTQVIGRMSLNELLRRGYSRDIAIGSLAGAGTLGFLIPPSNIMIIYGVLGDVSILKLFTAGVLPGLMLAGTFMAWVMLHTTLNRTLVPEAEAKLALVPWSERFTALKDLAPALFLIACVLGSMYGGLATPSEAAAVGVLGAALVAWGQRSLSQQVMRDVVIGSVVTCSMIALIVLGASILGNAAAFLGIPQAVAAFVKGLGLSPFMLIVVLIAFYLVLGCFLDGFSMIVMTLPIVLPIVKASGFDDIWFGIFLVLAVEMAQITPPVGFNLFVIQGLTDDGLGYIARVTLPYLIIMVSFVLLLTLFPSIVTILPRLLYG; this comes from the coding sequence ATGACTATTGAAGTCGTCAGCCTGTTCGCCATTCTGTTCGCGCTGCTGGCGGGGGGCCTCTGGATCGGCTTGACGCTTGCGCTCACCGCGACCCTGCTGCTCGCGATGTTTCGGTCGATCCCGCTCGACAAGCTGCTCCCGCAATATGCCTGGAATATCCTGACCACGCAGGAACTGCTGGCTCTTCCGCTGTTCATCCTGATGGGCGAGCTGTTGTTCCGCACAAAGCTGTCGCGATCGCTGTTTCAGGGGCTGGCGCCGTGGGCCGGGCTGCTGCCAGGGCGTCTGCTGCATGTGAACGTGATCGGTTGCACGATCTTCGCGGCGATCTCGGGGTCGTCGGCGGCGACCACGCAGGTGATCGGCCGCATGTCGCTCAACGAGTTGCTGCGCCGGGGTTATTCCAGGGATATCGCGATCGGTTCGCTCGCAGGTGCGGGCACGCTCGGCTTTCTGATACCACCGTCGAACATCATGATCATCTATGGTGTGCTCGGCGACGTCTCGATCCTGAAGCTGTTCACCGCCGGAGTCCTGCCGGGCCTGATGCTGGCGGGGACTTTCATGGCCTGGGTGATGCTGCACACCACCCTGAACCGGACGCTGGTGCCGGAGGCCGAGGCGAAGCTCGCACTGGTACCCTGGAGCGAACGCTTCACCGCGCTGAAGGACCTTGCGCCGGCTTTGTTCCTGATCGCATGCGTGCTCGGCTCGATGTATGGCGGCCTTGCGACCCCATCGGAGGCGGCGGCGGTCGGGGTGCTCGGCGCCGCGCTGGTCGCCTGGGGCCAGAGATCGCTGTCGCAGCAGGTGATGCGCGATGTGGTCATCGGGTCGGTGGTCACCTGCTCGATGATCGCACTGATCGTGCTCGGCGCGTCGATCCTCGGAAACGCCGCGGCGTTCCTCGGTATTCCGCAAGCCGTGGCGGCGTTTGTGAAAGGTCTTGGCCTGTCGCCCTTCATGCTGATCGTCGTGCTGATCGCCTTCTATCTTGTCCTCGGTTGTTTCCTCGATGGCTTTTCGATGATCGTGATGACGTTGCCGATCGTGCTACCGATCGTGAAGGCATCGGGCTTCGACGACATCTGGTTCGGAATCTTCCTTGTGCTTGCCGTCGAGATGGCGCAGATCACGCCACCAGTCGGCTTCAACCTGTTCGTCATCCAGGGCCTCACGGATGACGGGCTCGGCTATATCGCGCGGGTGACGTTGCCCTACCTGATCATCATGGTCAGCTTCGTGCTGCTGCTGACGCTTTTTCCGAGCATCGTCACGATCCTGCCCAGACTTCTTTACGGATAG